A window of the Enterobacteriaceae bacterium 4M9 genome harbors these coding sequences:
- the tssM gene encoding type VI secretion system membrane subunit TssM, translating into MKVPGFFRVLKPALPKFRASASLLLALAWCAAVFWVWWWGPDWDMGQQKPLSTPLSRWLLTAVLVLIALGWLALRMLRRLQQLERLQKLARTEVKDPVSADINAQRRYLTHWLLQLERHLHHRRFLYQLPWYLVIGSSGSGKTTLLRQGPKLAPLYVPEKASGEQQNERLHVHCQAGEQAVLLDVDGVLTWQPYAPDAGKPELFARLWLDLLQWLSEIRTRQPLNGVVLTVDIEEFVTSSKTQRDAWLATVRQRLQDLRLRLHCQLPVYVVLTHLDRFYGFDAMYQSLDKPQRESVLGVTFSHQPENWRRELETFWQGWNQQMNDAMPGMMINDVDGGQRSPLFSYVRQMYGLHEYVEQLLDGILFNDEHPPLLRGVYLTSARQSGQMDDMFVQSAAVQYHLGNQVLPSWPVADSVPYFTRALFNQVLFAEPNLAGENSVWREKSRRRLTLYATCGGVAMLCLFYGWHRYYQINYHAGVEVLAQAKAFLDIPPPVETDNFGNLQLPLLDPLREATLAYGDYHNRNALLADMGLYQGDRIGPYVEDTYLQLLQQRYLPALMSGLLKDMNAAAPGSEEQLRILRIMRMLEDKSGRNKPLVEQYMAERWSQRFSGQNALQARLMAHLDYALEHTDWRTLRHEGNKEAISSFAPYEQPIRAAQRELSKMAIYQRVYQSLRAKAQQVLPSDLNLRDRVGANFDTIFVASNEALLNVPQFLTRGGLKNYFVKQRESLVELTAMDSWVLNLTQNVQYSEADRNEIQRHITEQYLGDYTATWRAAMGNIEVMQFDEMPMVVAALEQVISGDQVFRRALQTLRDNTQAPALPEGIPDKARQEFLESSDYRLLARISRDFAPENSVLDEQKDGSGVLQGVYQKLTDLHRYLLAIQNSPTQGKSALKAVQMRLNENSSDPIFAAQQMAKNLPAPLNRWVGDLAEQAWRVVMLEAIQYLEVEWGAVVVKPWQTYFAGRYPFNASAKEDVSLSEFERFFKPGGTLDAFCEQNLKPFIENELTWGSDGQALIRNDIRQQLEIAQKIRSTFFTAQNGLGTQYAIETVELSAGKRRSVLNMDGQLLEYSHGRGRTVQLVWPNSMRAGVESKLTLVPDASNKSPRSLSYSGPWAQLRLINSGQLTSVSEGKFNVRFNVDGGYMIYRVHVDSSDNPFAGGLFSRFSLPETLY; encoded by the coding sequence ATGAAAGTACCGGGATTTTTTCGCGTGCTAAAGCCCGCTCTTCCCAAGTTCAGGGCATCGGCCAGCCTGTTGCTGGCGCTAGCCTGGTGTGCAGCGGTGTTCTGGGTCTGGTGGTGGGGACCAGACTGGGACATGGGCCAGCAAAAACCGCTTTCGACGCCACTTAGTCGCTGGTTATTAACCGCTGTGCTGGTGCTTATCGCGCTGGGTTGGTTAGCGCTGCGTATGCTGCGTCGCCTGCAGCAGCTTGAGCGCCTACAAAAACTCGCACGTACAGAAGTAAAAGATCCGGTGAGTGCGGATATTAACGCCCAGCGACGTTATCTGACGCACTGGCTGCTTCAGTTGGAACGACATCTCCATCACCGACGCTTTTTGTATCAGCTTCCGTGGTATCTGGTAATAGGCAGTAGCGGTAGCGGCAAGACTACGTTACTTCGTCAGGGGCCGAAACTGGCACCGTTGTATGTACCAGAGAAAGCCAGTGGCGAGCAGCAGAATGAAAGGTTGCATGTTCACTGTCAGGCCGGTGAGCAGGCAGTATTGCTGGATGTTGACGGGGTGTTGACCTGGCAGCCTTATGCCCCCGATGCAGGTAAACCGGAATTGTTTGCACGTTTGTGGCTCGACTTATTGCAGTGGTTATCTGAAATTCGCACTCGTCAGCCGCTTAACGGTGTGGTGCTGACTGTCGATATTGAGGAGTTTGTCACGTCCAGTAAGACACAGCGCGATGCATGGCTTGCAACCGTGCGCCAGCGTTTGCAGGATTTGCGCCTGCGTCTGCATTGCCAGTTACCGGTTTATGTGGTGTTAACGCATCTTGACCGCTTTTATGGCTTTGACGCCATGTATCAGTCGCTGGATAAGCCGCAGCGTGAGTCGGTTCTGGGCGTGACATTTTCCCATCAGCCAGAAAACTGGCGTCGGGAACTGGAGACGTTCTGGCAGGGCTGGAACCAGCAAATGAATGATGCCATGCCAGGGATGATGATTAACGACGTGGACGGCGGGCAGCGTAGCCCATTGTTCAGCTACGTGCGTCAGATGTATGGGCTGCATGAATATGTAGAGCAGCTTTTAGACGGTATTTTGTTTAATGATGAACATCCACCGCTATTACGCGGTGTCTATCTGACCTCGGCGCGCCAGAGTGGGCAGATGGATGACATGTTTGTGCAAAGTGCGGCAGTGCAGTATCACCTGGGCAACCAGGTGCTTCCCTCCTGGCCGGTGGCCGACAGCGTGCCGTATTTTACCCGGGCGTTGTTTAACCAGGTGCTATTTGCTGAGCCAAATCTTGCGGGTGAAAACAGTGTCTGGCGTGAGAAATCACGACGCCGTCTGACGTTATATGCGACATGTGGTGGCGTGGCAATGCTATGTCTGTTTTACGGCTGGCACCGTTACTATCAGATTAACTATCACGCGGGTGTTGAGGTACTGGCACAAGCGAAAGCGTTTCTGGACATTCCACCGCCGGTAGAGACCGATAATTTTGGCAATCTGCAACTGCCACTGTTAGATCCGCTACGCGAGGCGACACTGGCCTACGGTGATTATCACAACCGCAATGCGTTGCTGGCAGATATGGGGCTGTATCAGGGCGACAGGATTGGTCCTTATGTTGAAGATACTTACCTTCAGTTGCTGCAACAGCGCTATCTCCCGGCGTTGATGAGTGGGTTGCTTAAAGACATGAATGCCGCAGCACCCGGTAGCGAGGAGCAGCTCAGGATCCTGCGTATTATGCGTATGCTTGAAGACAAAAGCGGGCGCAATAAACCACTTGTTGAGCAGTATATGGCAGAGCGCTGGAGTCAACGCTTCAGCGGGCAAAATGCGTTGCAGGCGCGTCTGATGGCACATCTGGATTATGCGCTGGAACATACTGACTGGCGCACACTGCGACACGAAGGTAATAAAGAGGCAATTAGCAGCTTTGCTCCTTATGAACAGCCTATCCGTGCGGCCCAGCGTGAACTCAGCAAAATGGCGATTTACCAGCGCGTTTACCAGAGCCTGCGTGCTAAAGCGCAGCAGGTGCTGCCCTCTGATCTTAATTTGCGCGATCGTGTCGGTGCTAACTTCGACACCATATTTGTTGCCAGCAATGAAGCCCTGTTGAATGTTCCGCAGTTTCTGACGCGCGGTGGGTTGAAAAACTATTTTGTGAAGCAGCGGGAAAGTCTGGTAGAGCTGACGGCGATGGACAGTTGGGTACTGAACCTGACGCAAAATGTGCAGTACAGCGAGGCCGATCGTAACGAGATCCAGCGCCATATCACCGAGCAGTACCTGGGGGATTATACGGCGACCTGGCGCGCTGCGATGGGCAATATTGAGGTGATGCAGTTTGATGAAATGCCAATGGTCGTTGCCGCGCTGGAGCAGGTTATCAGCGGTGACCAGGTATTCCGTCGTGCACTACAGACGTTGCGTGACAACACCCAGGCACCGGCATTACCGGAAGGGATACCGGATAAGGCGCGTCAGGAGTTCCTGGAATCGAGCGATTATCGTCTTCTGGCGCGTATAAGCCGGGATTTTGCGCCGGAAAACAGCGTGCTGGATGAACAAAAAGACGGTAGCGGCGTTCTCCAGGGGGTGTATCAGAAACTGACGGACCTGCATCGCTATCTGCTGGCAATACAAAACTCCCCCACACAGGGAAAATCGGCGCTTAAGGCTGTGCAGATGCGTCTGAATGAAAACAGCAGCGATCCGATTTTTGCCGCTCAGCAAATGGCAAAAAATTTGCCTGCGCCGCTCAACCGTTGGGTGGGGGATCTGGCTGAACAGGCCTGGCGTGTGGTAATGCTGGAAGCTATCCAGTATCTGGAAGTTGAGTGGGGCGCGGTGGTGGTTAAACCCTGGCAGACCTATTTCGCCGGACGCTATCCGTTTAACGCCTCGGCGAAAGAAGATGTGTCATTAAGCGAGTTTGAACGCTTCTTCAAACCTGGCGGTACGCTGGATGCATTTTGCGAGCAAAATCTCAAACCGTTTATTGAAAATGAGCTGACCTGGGGCAGCGATGGCCAGGCACTGATTCGTAACGATATTCGACAGCAGCTTGAGATAGCGCAGAAGATTCGCAGCACGTTCTTTACAGCACAAAATGGGCTGGGTACCCAGTATGCGATTGAGACAGTAGAACTCTCTGCGGGTAAACGCCGCAGCGTACTGAATATGGACGGTCAGTTGCTGGAATACAGTCACGGACGCGGACGCACGGTACAGTTGGTTTGGCCAAACTCGATGCGGGCCGGTGTGGAAAGTAAGCTGACACTGGTGCCTGATGCCAGTAATAAGTCACCACGCAGTCTGAGCTACAGCGGGCCGTGGGCGCAGTTGCGGCTCATCAACTCCGGGCAGCTAACCAGCGTGAGCGAAGGTAAGTTCAATGTACGTTTTAACGTTGATGGCGGTTATATGATTTACCGTGTTCATGTTGATTCCTCTGATAACCCGTTTGCCGGTGGGTTATTCAGTCGGTTTAGCTTACCTGAAACGCTGTATTAA
- the tssI gene encoding type VI secretion system tip protein VgrG, protein MVPATAQTLLAKTQTPQVPSIPGFVAGSGSATSMLAKAAGTDPSGLQFTLTVNGLAPDTFVVVDFSLTESFSHPWVLQAGLASASPAVSFEAVLDNDVTLYVWRDGVLERRVSGVVAVFEQGDTGFHQTRYSMIIRPELWRTSLRRNSRIFQQQTPEEIITTLLRESAVVNVAFSLRHVHPVREFCVQYQEDDFAFIQRISAEEGMYYYFEEGEGGQTLIFADDAGVLPAGPVLPWNPAKEAQTSELCINTFRRSVQVRPATVELKDYTFKNPGWPGQFSEQAVELHNQRPDYEYYDFPGRFKDDQHGKDFTRYQLEGLRNDADAGQGKSNVFQLSPGLLFTLKNHPRPDLNTRWQVVSITHQGKQPQALEQESGEQGTVLYNDFSYVPATQTWRPTPLPKPRMDGSQIGIVVGPPGEEIYCDNYGRVRVQFPWDRYGQSDDKSSCWIRVSQPWAGQGWGMIATPRIGQEVVVDFLHGDPDQPIIIGRTYHANNLPSIGLPVAKTQMAFRSKTHKGEGYNELKFEDANGQEELSMHAQKDMYTKVNNDRGTNVGNDHSESVGNNQSVNITNNQTVTVGGNQTISVTKDQQETVVQNQTLNVNQKQNITVKGDRTLLVTEGHSITEISTGNQSVTVSAGQSALQVKKGHFVTVDTVGQQTVVKAGGQRNHITGDQENVITGGRKLIVTKNQFTQVTGKMVLVAGESIVLQCGAATLEIKKDGSVTLNGQTFSFVATGDVSVDGSKIKLNG, encoded by the coding sequence ATGGTCCCCGCAACAGCCCAAACCCTGCTGGCAAAAACACAAACACCCCAGGTACCTTCAATACCGGGTTTCGTTGCGGGCAGTGGTAGTGCAACTTCGATGCTGGCAAAAGCTGCCGGCACAGATCCATCAGGCTTACAGTTTACGCTAACGGTTAATGGGCTGGCGCCCGATACTTTTGTGGTGGTGGATTTCTCCCTCACAGAGTCTTTTTCTCATCCGTGGGTTTTGCAGGCGGGTCTTGCCAGTGCTTCTCCGGCGGTGAGTTTTGAGGCTGTGCTGGATAATGACGTTACGCTTTATGTCTGGCGTGATGGGGTACTGGAAAGACGTGTATCCGGGGTCGTTGCTGTTTTTGAACAAGGTGATACGGGCTTTCACCAGACCCGGTATAGCATGATTATTCGCCCTGAACTTTGGCGCACTTCGCTGAGGCGTAATTCGCGTATTTTCCAGCAGCAGACACCGGAAGAGATAATTACAACGCTTTTGCGTGAAAGTGCTGTGGTCAACGTGGCGTTCTCACTGCGTCATGTACATCCGGTGCGTGAGTTCTGCGTTCAGTACCAGGAAGATGATTTTGCGTTTATTCAGCGCATTAGTGCCGAAGAGGGCATGTATTACTACTTTGAAGAAGGCGAGGGAGGACAAACACTCATTTTCGCCGATGATGCTGGCGTATTGCCTGCGGGGCCGGTGCTGCCCTGGAATCCAGCCAAAGAAGCACAGACCAGTGAGCTTTGTATTAATACGTTTCGCCGCAGTGTTCAGGTGCGGCCAGCCACCGTTGAGCTTAAAGACTACACCTTCAAAAACCCGGGCTGGCCTGGACAGTTTAGCGAGCAGGCCGTTGAGCTACACAATCAACGCCCGGATTATGAATATTATGACTTTCCCGGTCGTTTTAAAGACGATCAGCATGGTAAGGATTTTACTCGCTATCAGCTCGAAGGGCTGCGTAACGATGCCGACGCGGGTCAGGGGAAAAGTAACGTCTTTCAGCTTTCTCCAGGACTGCTTTTCACGCTGAAGAACCATCCAAGACCCGATCTCAATACCCGCTGGCAGGTAGTGAGCATCACCCATCAGGGTAAACAGCCCCAGGCGCTGGAGCAGGAGTCTGGTGAACAGGGAACCGTGCTTTATAACGACTTTAGCTATGTTCCTGCGACCCAGACCTGGCGTCCGACGCCGTTACCTAAGCCACGGATGGACGGCTCGCAAATAGGTATTGTGGTGGGACCGCCGGGAGAGGAGATTTACTGCGATAACTATGGTCGCGTTCGGGTGCAGTTCCCGTGGGATCGTTATGGTCAGTCAGACGATAAAAGCTCCTGCTGGATTCGCGTATCGCAACCCTGGGCAGGTCAGGGCTGGGGGATGATCGCCACGCCGCGCATTGGCCAGGAAGTGGTTGTGGATTTTCTACATGGCGACCCGGATCAACCCATTATTATCGGGCGTACCTACCATGCGAATAACCTGCCGTCGATTGGCCTGCCTGTGGCCAAAACGCAGATGGCGTTTCGCAGTAAAACCCATAAAGGCGAAGGCTATAACGAGCTGAAGTTTGAGGATGCGAACGGTCAGGAAGAGCTGTCTATGCATGCTCAGAAAGACATGTATACGAAGGTGAATAACGATCGTGGAACGAACGTGGGTAACGATCATAGTGAAAGCGTGGGTAACAACCAGTCTGTCAATATCACTAATAACCAGACAGTAACGGTGGGAGGGAACCAGACTATTTCGGTCACCAAAGATCAGCAAGAGACGGTTGTGCAGAACCAGACACTAAATGTTAATCAAAAACAAAATATTACTGTTAAAGGCGATCGTACGCTGCTGGTGACAGAAGGCCACAGCATCACTGAGATTTCTACGGGGAACCAGTCTGTAACGGTAAGTGCAGGCCAGAGTGCGTTACAGGTTAAGAAGGGGCATTTTGTTACCGTTGATACAGTTGGCCAGCAAACGGTCGTTAAGGCCGGAGGGCAGCGAAACCATATTACTGGCGATCAGGAAAATGTGATTACCGGTGGTCGCAAATTAATTGTTACTAAGAATCAGTTTACCCAGGTGACGGGGAAGATGGTGTTGGTCGCCGGAGAGTCCATTGTGCTCCAGTGTGGTGCTGCGACCCTGGAAATTAAAAAAGACGGTTCGGTGACGCTCAACGGCCAGACATTTTCGTTTGTTGCCACCGGAGATGTCAGTGTGGATGGCAGTAAAATTAAGCTGAACGGCTAA
- a CDS encoding type IV secretion protein Rhs, which produces MAIHGSKHFDPMLGVDFHEYIAPPGVWPTPHISLVLDLFDYLPLIGATVSIHGLRRTTAGTEGLSFHIPIGVPSPSSLDEFLKPEAEVFMGSKTVIADGDPLSRMVVPTLSCNIVGILPPFRPKKAVKTFALTLPLTVNLALPHQVIVGGPLTINWMAMAMKLGFAAISKIAKKVKKSQKFKKGMNKFKEFRQKIFKNMKPGTLKCDILRAEPVDIRDGSVHVVHQDFVLPGRVPLAWNRYYNTADTDDEGVMGNGWRTLVDTRLCLDRDSGVRFLELADGPLLFPDVPAVAGKAAAVYSIPASARLWFEDDAGVTRWYAETQENQFWIFTDERDAPELVPEALEDNNGNGWRFSFARNLLTLTEYTRQGVTGRQLEMPVENRRISHIVLEDTVLEPGSGKYHPRSLATYGYDDENRLVSHTDNAGHSQRYAWLSGNYMRYHADRLGQRFHYDYDDQWRVVHAWGDGGYYDYRFEWNDSSHELVVTDSLGHASILRFSEDRLPLCEIDPEGGVTFYLYDEYGLTTGVTAPGGGTTSWEYDDMGNVCSETAADDSKWTAAWQDNHLTEYCAPDGGKWVFEYDASGNLTAVTDPSGVAQGFQHDPLGQIIRQTYGAGNDVQFTYDRLGFVHCVTHRNGSRDWYEWNNCGSLLSQTNALLQQTRYTVDVCERVTQVMLPDGRYVDITYDAEGQITAYRDEAGRVTRLSYSPTGEVTECIKPDGSRIGYEYDTEDQLTAVCNELGQRWLLRRDGLGRITEERNWRKQSTRYGWNADGWLTSRTTPDGRSLTYQHDRVGRMTALCDDGRLLARYGYDEQGRLTACDNPYRRLAWEYDAAGRLVQEHQDAFTVQHFYSAQGQYAGRESSSGNRVALAYNDAGLISQIQINDGQPVLQEYDMLGRPVREQLAAGLVRERMYNTRGQLTSQDVSKDNVPLFSLEWRYDQQGNIISRHDSIRGETRFEYDMIGQLTACTDVLGRVQRFITDAAGNRLQEEIQRREGGGDDNWVCHAWLAEDWDALEHWYNRNGQLIQRRQRRLVNGFTTQQTDDLTWDELGRLATYRNERLCSEYGYDGLGRRVFKKTTRAGSEVSDIRWFWWDGDTLLAECDEQAQAAEAVTQACAPDEINSELDRHSHLLQLVSGALLQEYVYRPDSFEPLALITAGSMQGNAAGSVVNPPAVYFYHNDINGAPLRITDARGYSAWSLEPGAWGENGQVSEIQVSNPLRFQGQYFDEESGLHYNRYRYYEPESGRYISQDPIGLMGGINVYQYVPNTLSWFDLLGLKCGTIEYRHKQKPNKVTNIRELRRQIRGQVRAFNKILKEEGMSGLKKRINDYNSVLEKEGRDYVRGLGTAGEGKVWLHEPDMRTGGLPSDVSRTGLSRENSIIGGNAPSIARQILDMPDDVTRITSKLFFD; this is translated from the coding sequence ATGGCAATACATGGAAGTAAACACTTTGACCCGATGCTGGGCGTGGATTTTCACGAATATATTGCGCCACCCGGCGTATGGCCCACGCCGCATATTTCACTGGTTCTGGATCTGTTTGACTACCTGCCGCTGATAGGCGCGACGGTGTCCATTCATGGACTCAGGCGTACAACTGCGGGTACAGAAGGACTGTCTTTTCATATCCCGATTGGGGTGCCATCTCCGTCGTCGCTGGACGAGTTTCTAAAACCTGAAGCCGAAGTGTTCATGGGCAGCAAAACCGTGATTGCCGATGGCGACCCGCTTTCCCGTATGGTGGTGCCGACGTTAAGTTGCAACATTGTCGGTATCCTCCCGCCATTTCGTCCCAAAAAAGCGGTCAAGACGTTTGCCCTGACGCTCCCGCTGACCGTTAACCTTGCACTGCCTCATCAGGTCATTGTGGGTGGCCCACTGACGATTAACTGGATGGCGATGGCGATGAAACTCGGTTTTGCCGCCATCTCGAAAATCGCCAAAAAGGTGAAAAAAAGCCAGAAATTCAAGAAAGGCATGAACAAGTTTAAGGAGTTCAGACAGAAAATTTTCAAGAATATGAAGCCGGGAACGTTGAAATGCGACATTTTACGCGCCGAGCCGGTGGATATTCGGGACGGTAGTGTACATGTTGTACATCAGGACTTTGTGCTGCCGGGGCGGGTACCTCTGGCGTGGAACCGTTATTACAACACAGCCGATACCGACGACGAAGGTGTAATGGGAAATGGCTGGCGTACGCTGGTGGATACCCGGCTTTGTCTTGACCGCGACAGCGGCGTGCGGTTTTTAGAACTCGCCGATGGGCCGCTGCTCTTTCCGGACGTGCCGGCTGTTGCGGGTAAAGCGGCGGCAGTATACAGCATCCCGGCCAGCGCCCGACTGTGGTTTGAAGACGATGCTGGCGTTACGCGCTGGTATGCCGAGACGCAGGAAAATCAGTTCTGGATATTCACTGATGAACGCGACGCGCCAGAACTCGTGCCTGAGGCCCTGGAAGACAATAATGGCAACGGCTGGCGCTTTAGCTTCGCTCGTAATTTACTGACGTTAACCGAATATACCCGCCAGGGAGTGACGGGACGCCAGCTTGAGATGCCGGTTGAAAACCGTCGTATCAGCCACATCGTACTGGAAGACACTGTGCTGGAGCCCGGCAGTGGTAAATATCATCCCCGTTCTCTGGCTACATATGGGTATGACGACGAGAACCGCTTAGTCAGCCATACCGACAATGCAGGGCACAGCCAGCGTTACGCCTGGCTTAGCGGGAATTATATGCGCTATCACGCCGATCGGCTGGGGCAGCGCTTTCATTACGACTATGACGACCAGTGGCGAGTCGTACATGCGTGGGGTGACGGGGGCTACTACGACTATCGCTTTGAATGGAATGACAGCAGCCATGAGTTGGTGGTTACTGATTCGCTGGGCCACGCCAGTATTCTGCGCTTTAGCGAGGATCGCCTGCCACTGTGTGAGATAGACCCTGAAGGCGGCGTGACGTTTTACCTCTATGACGAATACGGCCTGACCACTGGCGTCACGGCACCGGGCGGTGGCACCACCAGCTGGGAATACGATGATATGGGTAACGTCTGCAGCGAGACGGCAGCAGACGACAGCAAATGGACGGCGGCCTGGCAGGATAATCACCTGACAGAGTACTGCGCACCAGACGGCGGGAAATGGGTTTTTGAGTATGATGCTTCAGGTAACCTGACAGCCGTCACCGACCCGTCAGGTGTGGCGCAGGGTTTCCAGCACGACCCTCTGGGGCAGATAATCCGCCAGACATACGGCGCTGGCAATGATGTGCAGTTCACCTACGACCGACTGGGGTTTGTCCACTGCGTAACGCACCGCAACGGCAGCCGGGACTGGTATGAATGGAATAACTGTGGAAGCCTGCTGTCGCAGACAAACGCGCTGTTACAGCAGACGCGCTACACGGTGGATGTTTGCGAACGGGTGACGCAGGTCATGCTACCGGACGGGCGGTACGTGGATATCACGTATGACGCAGAAGGACAGATAACAGCGTACCGGGATGAGGCAGGTCGGGTAACGAGGCTGAGTTATAGCCCGACCGGGGAGGTGACGGAGTGCATAAAGCCGGACGGCAGCCGTATCGGTTATGAGTATGATACCGAGGACCAGCTGACGGCGGTGTGTAACGAGCTGGGTCAGCGCTGGCTTCTGCGGCGCGATGGTCTCGGGCGCATTACAGAGGAGCGCAACTGGCGGAAGCAGAGTACCCGTTACGGTTGGAATGCGGATGGATGGCTGACGTCGCGCACCACGCCGGACGGTCGAAGCCTGACATATCAGCATGATCGTGTGGGTCGGATGACGGCGCTGTGCGACGACGGCAGGTTGTTGGCGCGCTATGGCTATGATGAGCAGGGGCGACTGACGGCGTGTGACAACCCCTATCGTCGCCTGGCGTGGGAGTATGATGCCGCAGGACGCCTGGTGCAGGAGCACCAGGATGCGTTCACCGTTCAGCATTTTTACTCAGCCCAGGGGCAGTATGCCGGGCGGGAAAGCAGCAGCGGTAACCGCGTTGCGCTGGCCTATAACGATGCAGGGCTAATCAGTCAGATACAGATTAACGATGGGCAGCCGGTATTGCAGGAGTACGACATGCTGGGCCGCCCGGTACGGGAGCAACTGGCGGCAGGGCTGGTCCGCGAACGGATGTATAACACACGGGGCCAGCTGACGAGCCAGGACGTGAGTAAGGACAACGTACCGTTGTTTAGCCTGGAATGGCGTTACGATCAGCAGGGGAATATCATCAGCCGCCACGACAGCATCCGTGGTGAAACGCGGTTTGAGTATGACATGATCGGTCAGCTCACCGCGTGCACGGATGTGCTGGGCCGGGTACAGCGGTTTATTACGGATGCAGCCGGTAACCGGCTACAGGAAGAGATACAGCGGCGCGAAGGCGGTGGAGATGACAACTGGGTGTGTCACGCCTGGCTGGCAGAGGACTGGGATGCCCTGGAGCACTGGTATAACCGCAACGGGCAGTTGATACAACGCCGTCAGCGCAGGCTGGTAAACGGATTCACCACGCAGCAGACGGATGACCTGACGTGGGATGAACTGGGGCGACTGGCAACGTATCGCAACGAGCGGTTGTGTTCGGAATATGGTTACGACGGACTGGGGCGGCGGGTATTTAAAAAGACCACACGGGCAGGAAGCGAAGTGTCGGATATCCGCTGGTTCTGGTGGGACGGTGATACGCTGCTGGCTGAATGTGATGAACAGGCGCAGGCAGCGGAAGCTGTGACGCAGGCCTGCGCGCCGGACGAGATAAACAGCGAGCTGGACCGCCATTCACATCTTCTCCAGCTGGTCAGTGGTGCGCTGCTTCAGGAGTATGTTTACCGGCCAGACAGCTTTGAGCCGCTGGCACTGATAACCGCAGGAAGCATGCAGGGTAACGCGGCGGGAAGTGTGGTTAATCCTCCTGCCGTGTACTTTTACCACAATGACATTAACGGTGCGCCGCTGCGTATAACCGATGCCCGGGGTTACAGCGCGTGGTCGCTGGAGCCCGGCGCGTGGGGTGAAAACGGGCAGGTGAGTGAGATTCAGGTCTCAAACCCGCTGCGTTTTCAGGGCCAGTACTTTGATGAAGAGAGTGGATTACACTACAATCGATACAGGTATTACGAGCCGGAGAGCGGACGGTATATCTCGCAGGACCCGATAGGGCTGATGGGCGGGATTAATGTTTATCAGTATGTGCCTAATACGCTGTCATGGTTCGACCTGTTAGGGCTTAAATGTGGGACTATTGAATACCGCCATAAACAAAAGCCTAATAAAGTAACTAACATCCGAGAACTTCGTCGCCAAATCAGAGGGCAAGTAAGAGCATTTAATAAAATATTAAAAGAAGAAGGGATGAGCGGTCTTAAGAAACGTATAAACGACTACAATTCTGTGTTAGAAAAAGAAGGGCGGGATTACGTTAGAGGATTAGGAACAGCTGGGGAAGGAAAGGTTTGGTTGCATGAACCTGATATGAGAACGGGTGGTTTACCTAGTGATGTAAGCAGAACGGGACTTAGTAGAGAGAACTCAATTATTGGTGGGAATGCTCCAAGTATTGCTCGTCAAATATTAGATATGCCTGATGATGTTACGAGAATTACATCAAAACTATTCTTCGATTAG
- a CDS encoding HEAT repeat domain-containing protein — MNKKNEIINSYNALDTDGKIDFIRNFSNALDLELAGFFLNVVKDDSEDELLRIEVAKILGLYKGDYHDGFIKKELLFLLGSDEDDELKVYLINALSLMSIDESDVDFFLNIINGNYYILVKEAAFSLIVEHKSLSSAHNALQSLSQDKVFGASAKRELGL; from the coding sequence ATGAATAAAAAAAATGAGATTATTAATAGTTATAATGCACTGGATACTGATGGTAAAATAGATTTTATTCGCAACTTTAGTAATGCATTAGATTTAGAATTGGCTGGTTTTTTTCTCAATGTCGTGAAAGATGATTCAGAAGATGAGCTTTTAAGAATTGAAGTGGCAAAAATACTAGGTCTATATAAAGGTGATTATCATGATGGCTTTATAAAAAAGGAGTTATTATTTTTGCTTGGTTCTGATGAGGATGATGAGCTAAAAGTATATTTAATTAATGCTCTGTCTTTAATGAGTATTGATGAGTCTGATGTCGATTTTTTCCTAAATATCATAAACGGGAACTATTATATTTTAGTGAAAGAAGCTGCATTTTCTTTGATTGTTGAACATAAGAGTTTATCTTCGGCACACAATGCCTTGCAGAGTCTATCACAAGATAAAGTTTTTGGTGCGTCAGCCAAAAGAGAGTTAGGTTTATAA
- the umuD gene encoding translesion error-prone DNA polymerase V autoproteolytic subunit, translated as MTFSHLSSISKISTLPLFTERIPCGFPSPAQDYLEDLIDLNTLLVSHPSATFFLRASGDSMTDAGIDEGDLVVVDRSLKPEHGNLVIACIDGAFTLKELRIRPVLQLVAHNPNYPPIRLHDEEELEIFGVVTFTVKAHK; from the coding sequence ATGACGTTTTCACATCTTTCAAGCATCAGCAAAATCAGCACATTACCGCTTTTTACCGAGCGTATCCCCTGTGGTTTCCCCAGCCCGGCGCAGGATTACCTGGAAGATCTTATCGATCTGAACACGCTGCTTGTCAGCCATCCCAGCGCCACGTTTTTTCTGCGGGCCAGCGGGGATTCAATGACCGATGCAGGCATTGATGAGGGCGATCTGGTGGTGGTCGATCGCTCGCTCAAACCTGAACATGGCAACCTGGTGATTGCCTGCATCGACGGGGCTTTTACGCTCAAAGAGTTGCGTATCCGGCCGGTGTTGCAGCTGGTTGCACACAACCCAAACTATCCGCCGATTCGCCTGCACGACGAAGAGGAACTGGAAATCTTTGGTGTCGTTACGTTTACCGTTAAGGCGCATAAATAG